The DNA sequence GTCTCTTTTACCCAGTCTGCATCCTGGTTTACGTCCGAACTCCACCAGCTCAAAGCCAAAGCTCATCGACTGCAACGTGTCTACAAGACAACTGGTCTCGCTGCCCAAGGACGTGTTTATGAATCTCATCCTCTTCGGTAAGGACTCTCTCCGCTGCAAAATCCAATTAGGGTGCAGATTTGATCAGTCTCCGTCATGGTAATTCACTGGCATTATTTTCCCTGGTTAACAAATCAATGCATCCACTAGATTATCTCCCTGCTCAACTAATCTTTGCAACTCAATTGCAGTATTCTTTAAGACATTCATCAGCGTCATATCTACTCCTCACCTTCCAGGAGGTCCAAATCCCCTTCTCTCATCCACTCAGTAGTTTAATACTGGCCTCTGCAGCTGCCGTATCTGAACTCATCCACAAATCCAAGTTATCTACTTGTCAGCTACATCCTCTCCCTGCTCCGTGAGTCTTGGAGAAAACTGTCCATGATCACCTTTCTCTCAATGATCTGTATGAACAGTCTCAATGTGGCGTTCGTCCACTTCACTTCCTCATTTAAGAATGAATGTTAGGATTGTTAATGATTAGATTGAACTAAGGGCACAAAAGACAACCCTGGGTTGCACATACATTTCTGGGACAACTTAGACTAATCATAGGCTCATGTTTGCTCCCTGAGACAGACATTTGAAACATCTTATGTACAACTAAGAGGGGGAAGTCACCCTGATCAGAAAGATcgacaacaaaacaaaagaattgtCAGAATGCCTCTTTAATAACTTGATATTAAGAGCAGCATGAAGAGTTCAACTTTGAGGATAGAACGTCTACAAAGAAAAGGTGGATTCCAAACATGATAGTTTCATAAAACGTAATACTGATCATTAAAAGGCCGAGTGAATAAAGTAATTGCTAGCTTATTAAATGTAACCGATGAAAGCGGCAGTCATCAGATTCTGCTCCGGATCCCAGGAATGCATGGTGAGGTAGATGCGCTTGGAAAGCTCTGGACCGACTCTGCGAGTCGTGGACGTGACGCCTTCTCCTCTGCGGATCAGCAGGTCGGACAGAAGAGACATCTTTTCCCCTTCAGTCCTACAGCGACCGTACGCCTGCAGACAGACGGAGAAATATCTGGACTTCAGACAGGATTTACGACATAAACTTGGTAACTTCATCTCTATAAAAGCCTCGGGGGCGTCACAGTTGCAGAACATCACTTTTGGTCCAGACCAAAGCCGAAAACGGTACATCCAGTTTGGTTCGTTCGTCATAAAGTCCTGGTTCATTTGGTGTTTCAACATCGATGAATCAAAACAACTCGGAGGAAATGTCAGCAAAGTCTGCAACCTGACATCTCACGCTGACCGGTGGAGTTAACCCAGTTAGTAGCGAGATGttcctgcaggagtttctctttACTCCCAGGCCACTTGTTGTCCATTTCTTACCTTTTTATGGGAATTTCAcagccatcaaattcaaaatgacctGATATTTTCAGATGTTGGAACAGAGTTCATGAGATTTTGCTCGTCTGAGGTCTGTTAGTGTTTTAATCTCTGCGTGTGCGTCTGTGTTGGTCCGCCTTTTGAACTGTGAAGAAAATCTTATGTAATGAAACAAAGGGGAGCTGTGTGATTCTCTGTCGTGGGCAGGACCTTTGGCTGCAAACGAGCGTGTTGGTGTACCTTCTCCAGCAGCTGCGGGGACGGATAAGCCGCCACGATGGCAGCAGCCATGTCGGGGCTGACCCTGTTGAACTGCTGGATCTGCCTCTTCCACACCTGCAGCAGTCCTCCACCGGCTCTGTCCACCCGCTGACCTCCCGCCCACTCGCTCTCCAGGTAGAAGGAGAAGCCCGTCTGTTCCCGCTCTCTCCTGAAAAACGAGGAGAGGGACGTGGGAGACGAGCGTTTGATCAGGAAGGAGCGGCCAACGGCCAAGACCTGAGAGAGCGCTCACTTGAAAGGCGCCTCCGCGACCGCtttggttgtcatggtgatgTAGTCTGAGAAGTCCTTCCACGTAGACAAGAAGTGGAGCGAGACGCCGGTGTGAAGCTGGAGATGCACCGCGGCCTGATGGAACGAGAAAATGTAAAATGCTCttatccttttaaaaaaaacatcagattGTTTGATTTAAACTGATTGATGCTTCACTTGTTTGCGGCCAAAGATGCCCACAATCGAACAGATTAGTAGGAATTAACCTTCAGAATTCTCAGAGATCAAAaattatggagaaaataataaatCTTTAACATAtcaacaaagaataaaaacaatgacTAAAGCAGTAGCAAGTACACTAACCAAACAAAAGTCACTATTTGGATTTGACAAACAGGTAAGAGCCTGTTATAAAGTTATTTAACCCAAACTGAAGCAGTGAGCAGCTTCTCATCTCTCAACAACCAGGATGATGCATCCTTCAGTCAGGTCAAATTATTTATCCGGATCAAAGACGCAAAACACCCAAAGAGAGTCATGAAAGCGTGAACATTTGTGTTCAGAAATGTTCAACACATCGTTAAAACCTAGAAGGTCGCAGTAACCTGCCATCTTCTAGGAAAACCATACCTCTTTACTTGGGTTACTTAAACGTGCGTGAAATCTACACGAAGAACATCGACAGAGCAACACCAACCAGCGTTTAACAGTGAGAGATGCATGATGGGAATTAAAAGATGTGAAGCCTCCAGAAAACTCTTCTAGAAAACATGTTGGAGGTTGGAAATGGAAACGGGGCATGTGGAGTGATAGATGCATCATCGTTAGTGGCGGAGTGAGGGATGTACCCATCATGCTCTGGTACAGCGGTGTAAACCTGTGGCGGCAGTATTATAATATGGGGTGCCTCAGTTGGTCAGATTTAGATCAAGAAACATCATCTGTTGAAAAAACAAGCGAGTTTATCAGACGATCTGAACAGTCTTTTAAATGGTGAGGGCTGTAACCAAAGCTAAAGCTGACTTTTTCCCAGGCAGTGTATTTTAACCATATAAAGCAATGaactaattaataataatactgaaaTAATGCTTCGACCCGCTGCCCAACAAACCTCCTCAACATCAACCCGGGACACCTCCGGTAGCGTCTCAGCGTCGTCATTCTTCCTTCTCTTCTTCCCTTTTCCACTCCCTTTACCTTCAACCGCCACAGCTTCTCTCAACCTCTTCTGGCTTCGTGACTTCTGCAGTCTGGAAATAAAAGGTTTGGCTGAGATCTCACAGTAATACGCCTGATTAAACATGATTTCAGAAGAGAAACAAACTATTAAATAGAGAACCACTTGTGGATCTGCATTATACTTCCTGATGACTGATACCAGTAAAGATGTATTTGTGGCTTTTAAACTGAATATTTGCAACAAAGGTGTAAAAGCTGCTTAAAAAACCTAAACTGCATTGTCCAACCTTTCAAcagggaaaaacaaacgagcTGCAGGTGACCCGGATAAATCAAGTTGGATCACTTCAACAGTAAAAACGTAAAAGGTTTGAATTTTAACTGAATGTTTTTGATCAGTTTTGTCGTTCCAATATCCAGTATCGGTGCACTACATCAGCACCGGCCCCTGACGCCGATACTGGACCAGATCGGACCTTTCTCTAGCattaacaacaataaaatgtgtAAGAAGTCCGGTGTCGTTTCCGTCTCTTTCCACTAGTCTGCTGGCAGTCGATATGAAACACAGAACATGCATCCTGCTGTTCAACGCAGGGAAGTACAGTTATTTATAAAATGATCATGTCGCTAACACCAATTTGTACGTCCCATAAAGAAACACCTGTTTCCTACACAAAAAGACAGTCTTTGTCGTCATTATGCAGTCACCTGAACATCGAAATTTATAAAAGCAGCTTCAGTGAGTCAATTTGatgtgaaacaaaaacaaaaaaaaacaggaaatgaaTGATAACCATCTGTAGGATTGCCCTTCTTGTTTGAATAAGAGGTTAAAAAATAGAAACAGCTTCTTTCCATGGGCTGCTCAAACATTAAATACACACTTTAAGCATTTTCACAAGTCTGTTGGTTTTGCTCTTAATGATCCGGAACCTCAGACTCTGCTCaggctttttgcagatgatgtggttatgttggcttcatcaggccGAGACCTTCAACTCTCGCTGGAGCGGTTCACATGTGAAGCGACTTGGATGAAAATCAGACCAAGACTCAAGGGCAGAGAGGCCTCTCCAGGTCGGGGATCAGATTCTGCCccaaattaaaatgaatggaCGGATGATCCTGACCCTCCTACCAGAGACACATTCCCCTCCACATCCAGACTGATGCTTCACATTATTTGCTTCTACTGCTTCTGATCCCATCTGGTTATCTCGCTGCCGTTTTCCCAGTCCAaatggttgctatggtaacctTCATGCACAGAACTGACGTAAACAGAGCAAAATGGAGCGTGGTGAACCGGCTTTGCTGTTGTCTCGGATGGTTTGCGAAGAGCCGCGCTGCACATTCTCTACAAGCAACAAGGAAGCGCCCGAGACAGAGGACGGCACCATGGGGAGCTTTAGTTCAGCATCTGTCCACAGGCTGTTGCTGTCGTCACGTCAACGCTCCGCCGTGCCAGAACCACAGATCAAACAGGACGGACTGAGTCATGTTTCCACTTTAATCCCTTTGCTAGATGCACTTGTTGTTGTTTGCATCCTATTGCAAATGACAGAAATGACTAATTATAATCATAAGAGCATCCAGACCGTAGCGACGGAAACGCATCTGTGAGAATCACATTTGAAACCACCTCCGTATGTGGTTTATATCAGGAAAAAGCATGTCTTTTTGGCCTATTCTGACCGTCGGCGAATAAATCCATTTATAATCTGGATAAATGAAGTTATATTTGAGCTGACAGTTAATAACCAAAGAGCTGCTGCACGTCTGTCTGATCATATACTGAGAGAAACAGGTGAGTTCAGGTGGGGTAGAAACAGGGACGGTTGGGAAAGCAGAAAATGCAGCATCCTCACTAGATCTGAAGAAGTGTGGACCTGTTTGTCACAGCAGTGACACAATCTGAAGATGAGGGTTTATCTCTTCACACCGGCTGGTTTGCAGAGCGGTGCTCGTTTGAACTCTCTTGCTCTTGTCAGGAATACAGAGATCTAGGATGGGCCCTGTGCTTTACTTTTTGTTAGTTTTATCCCGCTGATGATGCAATCTGCAGATCATCTTGGCTCTGGCTGGCTGCTCCACCGAGACTGAAACACACTCTGCATCTCATCTGCTGACTGTTCTTGCAAAAATACAGACAAGGACAAGCAAACCACAGCCTTTGGTGCACGTCTTGGTTTCCACTGCTCCTCGCTCAGCCGTCCCACCTGAAGTATTTCTCCAGCTCGATGACTGCCAGGCTCAGGGTCTTGCTGGGCTGACGCCTCTGCTGCTCCTGGACCCAGGACGTCAGGGTGGGACCACAGTCCGTCCTGCCGAGCCTCTCCTCCTGGGTGGGACACGGAAGAGAGACATTTCACTTTGATGGCGTTTCTGCTTACAGGAACATGAAAGCCGTGGGCCAAACTTCAGGTATCCAGCTGATCATGTAGATATATaaatagatatagagcagatacagttaatagagacagtatagtgtaaataagtatattattatgggcatgtgtgtacaaatatatagaaatattcaactatgtgtatgtatgtatgtataagtatgtgtgtgagtataattacagtatattattataataataataataataataataataataataataataataataatactgttatttagcagtgtgagtatgtataaatacaggttaaatgatcagtgaatgggggtaggactaaataagtttacacttcttcctactccttttttggcacatgtaaatcaagatagaaagttttaaaggatgaaattctttgttttgttgttttgttttcttaaacttctcatgaagtgttgttttttttacatgtacaaaaataaaataaatcaaatcaaatcaaatcctgaAAATGCAGCAGTACGAGTGCCGACAGGAAccagcaagagagaccacgtctctcctgtGTCAGCTTCCCTCCATCGGCTCCTCGTAAAATTAACGATCCAAGCTGTCCAGTCCACCCTCTGACCATCCCTGTGTCTGCCATCTACGCCTGCTTTTATAGGCGTCTCTGTAGTCCATCAGCTAACCAGGTATCAGTCATATGAACATACTgtagaactcttagttctccagttAACGGATAATTCATActaatatattttgttttatgtaCCATTGACAACATATGTGTGCCCCCCTTATgaaccaggtcctgctcaaggtttgtcccccccccccgggtCTTCCTAACTTTAATAAAAATGAGTGTTGTAGATTTCTGCTTCAGATCTACAGAACTTCACGTACAGTTTGAGCCAAACAAGCCTCCGTGGACAGCTGGATAATGCTTTCTGGGTTGTTAGGGAGCAAACAAGCATGGCTGAAGACAGTAAAGCCAACAGTCAGAGACAAACGACGTCCAGCAAAGCCTTATTTAGCCGCTATTAAACCGTATAGTTTGTCTGGATtgatacaaacaagaaaaaaaaaaaaaaacacgcagtTGCCATGCTTTTTAGGccggttgtcatggaaacattcTGCTCTGCTCTGATATTGACCAATGACAGCCCTGACCGCTGTCACATGCCTTGAAACAgcagtgaaaacaaaaaaaaacaccctgaAACTCAGGCGGATTGAAGACTAGAggtcaagaagaaaaaaaaaaaatggagatgATCCTGGAGGGATGTTGATCGCCCCGGAGAGTGAGAGACCATCTCTCATCGTAAACCGGTCGAGCTTGCTCTGACTGGGactgaggaggaaggaaggaaaattgGATTTTCTGGATTAAGTCTAAGAGAATCCAGCCTTTTATGCAGAAGAAGCATCGAATGATGCACGCGCTGATAGAACCTAAAGGAAACAAAGTAAACGGTCTTATGGCCTGTTCACACAGGTGTAGTTTTACCAGGGGCCCTGCGGTTGTTTGTAGTAATTACAGAGGATGTCTGTGATATTAATCCGGTCTGAATGCACCCAGTTTGTGGTTTAAAGTAGAACCACCAAAATAACCACAAATAAGCTCCCCtacttcaaacacagaggtcatgacaatttgtttttcttttttcatttactcTAGTCACCTGTTTTCTGTACAATTAGTGGGAAATGCCATGGCTATAGTGGTATTGTATAATGATATTAGCTTGCAAGCGCCACATACAGCAAAAAAcgatattatattttttaatatcatATATGCTTATaccttaatttaaaaaaataagaaattagtCAGCATCAAGCGTCACTCGAGGAGACGCATTAAAGCAAGAAGCCCAGAGGACCGATGATGAGAGGAGGACCTGCGTCGCTGCATGCAGGTACACGAAGAAACTTTAAGCTTCAACAAAATCTACTTAAAGGTTTCCCATTTCAGTTTACCATTGCCATGGCAACTTAAGCACATAAGCCTACATCATTTTCAGGTTTTGTCACTGAAGTCTTTCTGTGGATCGTGTGATTCAAGACAATAATTATTTAACAAAACATACGTCTGGGTGTAAATTCTTTCAATCGTgataaaacacaaacttcaCTAATCTTTTGAAACAGTGTGAAACAGACACTGCAGCCTGTGCAATTAGTTATAACTCTGATATGATAAAAGAACATTTTCTGGGTGTTCGGGCCAAGTCATCGATGTTCCACTTGGAGTGTTTTTAAAGTGACGCAGTTGAACATATTgtattaaaagcagcatcagcagctccaCCAGACCTGGATGTAGCCGTGGATCAGTGTGATGAAGTGCTCCACTGTCATCTGCAGCACCACGCAGGGCTCTGGGTCACGCCGCCCCTCATCCAGCTGGGACACAAAGGACACGCATACGCATCATTAATGACCTCACAATGTAAACTGAGTGTTCATGCTTCAGTTTgacttaaaaaacaacagcaacaggGAACTTGGGTGTCTTTCACCTGCCCACATGGGCTTCTCCTCGACCACCCAACACTCTGTGGGACGACTTGCTTCTCGATGGCACAGCTACAACCCAGAGCCTGCAGCGAAGCCAGCAGAGTCCCGCCTCCCTCCGTCTGCAACAGAGCTGTGAACACAATAAAGCTGAATAAAGCTCAGGACTGTAAACCTTAATCTTAAACAGAAGACAAAAGTAACTGTAGAAGGAGGTATTATCTAAAGCTTTCTCCTCACCTGGATCAACAGCTACCACCATATGCTTGATACACTCCTCTGGCCTCAGGGCCTTGGCAGTCTCCGCCAGAGCTTTCCTCTCCGCTCTGTGTCTGTCCTGTTCTTGCCTGAGTGCCTCCttctccctcctcttcctcagggcCTCCTCTCTGGAGGCCTGGATGTCCTCTGTCGTCCGCTTGGTTGCTTTCTTCTTGGCAGGAGCATTGTCTGGGAGTGGCCTCAGAGGCCGATGGGGCCAGTCCTCCAGCCCCTCCGTGTGAACTGCTTTCACCTGATGGAAGCTGAGAGGGCGTCCTGAGTGAGAAAAGTCGGCTCGATCAGATGGCAAATCCTGCTCTGCACTTTTCCCACGAGGACCAGTGGACGAGGCACTCGTCCCGTTGAGTTTGAGTCTCTGAGCCAGAGGGACATAAGGCGTGTCATCGTCAGAATCGCTGCTAATCATCATCACAGCAGCCGCCCCTGCCGCCTTCGCCCTCCCCGGGGAGGAGTTGGCTGCGTGTTCAGCATCCCAGTCTTTCAGGCCGACCAACTCTGGTCTCTGTGGGCTTCTCTGGGGGGCTTGGCTGAAACGTGGACAAGGCTGGAGGAAGTCAAACACAGGCAGCTCCTCGTCCAGGTCGCTGCAGCTGTCCATGCTCTGTATCCCGCTGCCACACATACAAGAATAATGTCAGC is a window from the Cololabis saira isolate AMF1-May2022 chromosome 19, fColSai1.1, whole genome shotgun sequence genome containing:
- the eme1 gene encoding crossover junction endonuclease EME1, whose amino-acid sequence is MDSCSDLDEELPVFDFLQPCPRFSQAPQRSPQRPELVGLKDWDAEHAANSSPGRAKAAGAAAVMMISSDSDDDTPYVPLAQRLKLNGTSASSTGPRGKSAEQDLPSDRADFSHSGRPLSFHQVKAVHTEGLEDWPHRPLRPLPDNAPAKKKATKRTTEDIQASREEALRKRREKEALRQEQDRHRAERKALAETAKALRPEECIKHMVVAVDPALLQTEGGGTLLASLQALGCSCAIEKQVVPQSVGWSRRSPCGQLDEGRRDPEPCVVLQMTVEHFITLIHGYIQEERLGRTDCGPTLTSWVQEQQRRQPSKTLSLAVIELEKYFRLQKSRSQKRLREAVAVEGKGSGKGKKRRKNDDAETLPEVSRVDVEEAAVHLQLHTGVSLHFLSTWKDFSDYITMTTKAVAEAPFKREREQTGFSFYLESEWAGGQRVDRAGGGLLQVWKRQIQQFNRVSPDMAAAIVAAYPSPQLLEKAYGRCRTEGEKMSLLSDLLIRRGEGVTSTTRRVGPELSKRIYLTMHSWDPEQNLMTAAFIGYI